In a single window of the Gossypium hirsutum isolate 1008001.06 chromosome A13, Gossypium_hirsutum_v2.1, whole genome shotgun sequence genome:
- the LOC107893530 gene encoding septum-promoting GTP-binding protein 1, with protein sequence MTLPSMKTVHLNTKWGILERVSIFRRFFSFLWDKILVCSIARPIQYRRLTRPDSSSSSSSPVEVVVVDDNKTLPEDHPPMICNGNEADSDLVSLKISLLGDCQIGKTSFLVKYVGDEQEKSLRMTGLNLVNKTLFVQGARIAFSIWDVGGDSNSLDLLPIACKNAVAILFMFDLTSRCTLNGVVGWYSQARKWNQTAIPILVGTKFDDFVGLPPDLQWTIVTQARAYARAMNATLFFSSATHNINVNKIFKFIMAKLFNLPWTVERNLTIGEPIIDF encoded by the exons ATGACACTTCCTTCAATGAAAACTGTTCATCTTAATACTAAGTGGGGTATACTTGAAAGGGTATCGATTTTTCGAAGATTTTTTAGCTTCCTTTGGGATAAAATTCTTGTTTGTTCTATAGCAAGGCCTATTCAGTACAGAAGATTGACTCGCCCggattcatcatcatcatcttcttctccgGTGGAAGTTGTGGTGGTTGACGACAATAAGACCTTGCCGGAGGATCATCCTCCGATGATATGCAATGGGAATGAAGCGGATTCGGATTTGGTTAGTCTGAAGATTAGTTTGTTAGGTGACTGTCAAATTGGAAAAACCAGCTTTCTT GTCAAATATGTCGGGGATGAACAAGAGAAAAGCTTACGGATGACTGGATTAAATTTGGTTAACAAAACATTATTTGTTCAAGGTGCCAGGATTGCTTTCAGCATATGGGATGTAGGAG GTGACAGTAACTCACTTGATCTTCTTCCAATTGCTTGTAAAAATGCCGTAGCAATTTTGTTTATGTTTGATCTAACTAGCCGATGCACTCTTAACGG TGTTGTTGGATGGTATAGTCAAGCAAGAAAGTGGAATCAG ACAGCAATTCCAATATTGGTAGGGACCAAATTTGATGATTTTGTTGGTCTTCCCCCAGATTTGCAATGGACTATAGTGACTCAG GCAAGAGCATATGCCAGAGCAATGAATGCAACCCTTTTCTTCTCAAGTGCTACACATAATATCAATGTGAACAAGATCTTCAAATTCATCATGGCTAAACTCTTTAACTTGCCATGGACAGTTGAGAGAAACTTGACCATTGGGGAGCCAATTATTGACTTCTAA